In Aedes albopictus strain Foshan chromosome 3, AalbF5, whole genome shotgun sequence, the following are encoded in one genomic region:
- the LOC109423953 gene encoding calmodulin-like isoform X2, translating into MFRPQNPPEKLSEDQIEELKEAFSLFDTNGDGTITSSELGTVLRSLGKNVSDAEVEELLKEVSVDHEGMIHFPDFVAMMSIRLRDFNSEDELKEAFRMFDRNGDGMISADELRLALQSFGEQLADEEIEELLREADINCDGQIDYQEFVKMITLK; encoded by the coding sequence ATGTTCCGCCCGCAAAACCCACCGGAAAAACTTTCCGAGGatcaaatcgaggagctaaaGGAAGCTTTCTCGCTGTTCGACACCAACGGTGACGGGACTATAACCAGCTCCGAGCTGGGCACAGTCCTTCGATCCCTCGGTAAAAATGTATCCGACGCGGAAGTGGAAGAACTGCTCAAGGAAGTCAGCGTCGATCACGAGGGGATGATCCATTTTCCGGACTTTGTCGCCATGATGTCCATTCGGTTGCGGGATTTTAACAGCGAGGACGAACTGAAGGAAGCTTTCCGCATGTTCGACCGCAACGGAGACGGAATGATTTCGGCGGACGAGCTGCGTCTGGCTTTGCAATCGTTCGGCGAGCAGCTGGCCGACGAGGAAATCGAAGAACTGCTCCGGGAGGCGGATATCAACTGCGACGGACAAATAGACTACCAGGAGTTTGTTAAAATGATCACACTGAAATAA
- the LOC109423953 gene encoding calmodulin-A-like isoform X1 produces MFRPQNPPEKLSEDQIEELKEAFSLFDTNGDGTITSSELGTVLRSLGKNVSDAEVEELLKEVSVDHEGMIHFPDFVAMMSIRLRDFNSEDELKEAFRMFDRNGDGMISADELRLALQSFGEQLADEEIEELLREADINCDGQIDYQDFFASDARAGGIGLLTEEEETNPNETLRFHFQSHTSCRSSETVMVGLQERKNFLGAFEKLGAISNIN; encoded by the exons ATGTTCCGCCCGCAAAACCCACCGGAAAAACTTTCCGAGGatcaaatcgaggagctaaaGGAAGCTTTCTCGCTGTTCGACACCAACGGTGACGGGACTATAACCAGCTCCGAGCTGGGCACAGTCCTTCGATCCCTCGGTAAAAATGTATCCGACGCGGAAGTGGAAGAACTGCTCAAGGAAGTCAGCGTCGATCACGAGGGGATGATCCATTTTCCGGACTTTGTCGCCATGATGTCCATTCGGTTGCGGGATTTTAACAGCGAGGACGAACTGAAGGAAGCTTTCCGCATGTTCGACCGCAACGGAGACGGAATGATTTCGGCGGACGAGCTGCGTCTGGCTTTGCAATCGTTCGGCGAGCAGCTGGCCGACGAGGAAATCGAAGAACTGCTCCGGGAGGCGGATATCAACTGCGACGGACAAATAGACTACCAGGA CTTTTTTGCTTCGGACGCGCGCGCCGGGGGAATTGGATTGCTTACTGAGGAGGAAGAAACAAATCCGAATGAAACACTTCGCTTCCATTTCCAGTCGCACACCAGCTGTCGGTCTTCTGAAACGGTGATGGTAGGTTTGCAAGAAAGGAAGAACTTCCTGGGCGCCTTTGAAAAGCTCGGCGCAATATCAAACATTAATTAA